Proteins encoded within one genomic window of Eubalaena glacialis isolate mEubGla1 unplaced genomic scaffold, mEubGla1.1.hap2.+ XY H_3, whole genome shotgun sequence:
- the LOC133083020 gene encoding heat shock transcription factor, X-linked member 3-like: protein MKDKVAHNGQRTRITKPTILSSHLRGSQATPRQGLALEQIGSQHQGMGVETGSRFSTHPGPGPLKQEPATWVPSCASPDPNVDSRESSEKQGDQAESPDPGSQDNPPPQGPNNGVANESILELSFPRKLWRMVEDPAVTSVCWNDEGDTVITEEDLFQREVLHRRGADRIFNTDSLKTFIRQLNLYGFSKIRLTSRPPGKKRLMIYCNSNFQRDKPLLIENIERKGNLGATAQPRTSATAPKRKRPVAATRSSPRIHSNDSTTQKKAPSAQGPSGTQSSLFSSMCPTSGGAGRARENPPPSEQGGPSGEGTPRNVTSVPPATAGRDGARELPASPTVYPAYDSEMPVDNGRSSLLPAALFALSPNEVPEVDEEQGGSSDCRCALREQFKDNCDP, encoded by the exons ATGAAGGACAAAGTCGCCCACAACGGCCAGAGAACGCGCATCACCAAACCCACCATCCTATCCTCCCACCTGCG TGGCAGCCAAGCTACGCCTCGCCAGGGCCTGGCCCTTGAGCAAATCGGAAGCCAGCATCAAGGGATGGGAGTGGAGACAGGATCACGTTTCTCAACCCATCCGGGGCCTGGCCCCTTGAAACAAG AGCCAGCAACGTGGGTCCCCTCTTGTGCGTCCCCAGATCCAAATGTGGATTCAAGGGAGAGTTCGGAGAAGCAGGGTGACCAAGCCGAGAGCCCAGATCCTGGCTCCCAAGACAACCCGCCACCACAGGGCCCAAACAACGGTGTGGCCAACGAGAGTATTCTTGAGCTCTCCTTCCCAAGAAAGCTCTGGAGGATGGTGGAGGATCCCGCCGTCACATCTGTGTGCTGGAATGACGAGGGAGACACGGTGATCACAGAGGAAGACCTCTTCCAGAGGGAGGTTCTTCACCGCAGAGGCGCAGACAGGATTTTCAACACAGACAGCTTGAAGACTTTCATCCGCCAACTGAACCTGTACGGATTCAGCAAAATACGCCTGACCAGCCGCCCTCCAGGGAAGAAGAGGCTGATG ATCTACTGCAACTCCAACTTTCAGAGAGACAAGCCTCTGCTCATCGAGAACATTGAGAGAAAAGGCAACCTGGGAGCAACTGCTCAGCCCCGGACCAGCGCAACAGCCCCAAAGAGAAAGAGGCCGGTGGCTGCTACCAGAAGCTCCCCACGAATCCATTCCAACGACTCCACCACCCAGAAGAAAGCCCCAAGTGCTCAGGGGCCCAGCGGTACGCAGTCTTCGCTGTTCTCTAGCATGTGCCCTACGAGCGGTGGGGCGGGACGGGCCAGGGAAAACCCTCCCCCCAGTGAGCAGGGCGGCCCGAGTGGGGAGGGCACTCCCCGGAATGTCACTTCTGTGCCCCCGGCTACCGCCGGAAGGGACGGCGCCAGGGAGCTGCCCGCCAGCCCCACGGTTTACCCGGCTTATGACTCGGAGATGCCTGTGGACAACGGCCGTTCCTCCCTCCTGCCGGCGGCCCTTTTCGCCTTGTCCCCGAACGAGGTCCCTGAGGTGGACGAGGAGCAGGGGGGCTCCTCAGATTGCAGGTGTGCTCTCCGAGAACAGTTCAAGGACAACTGCGATCCCTGA